TTCCTTATaatccctaccgatagaaatctctgagtattctccagCGAAAAAGTCTGGCCCATTTGatactataagcagagtcgatttgaaacaatttagtctctgaaatagtctgagagatttgagtccttttcaaggtccCTTTAGTCGTCCGTTTAAGAGTgctgcgacggtaatataatgttccttttgtatttgtcACGTACCGCGGGCGGACAGAGtcatttacagtagttggccgtcgctaatctgactctccctttttaaatttcccttcaaattattaacactttttttttaattaatgaattttcttattatacttatttataattataacttatatacgagggtagttcaataagtccttagaatgaccaacagatggcgcacgaatcgctccaaatcatctgttttcagtcagcaccactcccgactagatatNNNNNNNNNNNNNNNNNNNNNNNNNNNNNNNNNNNNNNNNNNNNNNNNNNNNNNNNNNNNNNNNNNNNNNNNNNNNNNNNNNNNNNNNNNNNNNNNNNNNattaaaaaaacttgaaaagcgattgaccaagtgtatagagctccaaggagattatgttgaaaaataaaaaaaatttacccaaaaaaaattgtttttatacttaattctaaggacttattgaactaccctcgtattaatatACAACATTttagttggattaaaaaatgttgtcttttttggcgtatctcattccatttacgagaaacgtcgtattaattccaattttaagcatttaaaaaaaaagttaaatatctgaaattatcgaaacccgtagattctgaattattaaattttaagctgttaactatgaaatttaaaaaatctacttctaaattttaatccgaaagcttaacaaaggacccttgagtgtcggctactctattgatatagcctctctgcttgttatttatgatcgaattcttatttcaatttcagcttctgcttgttatttataatcgtatttctatttcaatttcggaaacgacattttaaagcctttaaaacattcgAAAGAACTACctagacctttaaatatatctacttgagtgcctgcggagaatttctctgagcttctctgaccctagagaatctttagaatatactcagcgatttctatcggtagggattccaccattttgttgaaaatttatgtattttttttcaaaaatcgtctgtttttatagatcattaatcatcttcgtggaaaatttacctacgggtggaaatttaattgttgtgtataattttttcgttcttttttgttgataaaaattactttttaatttgaaaatctaactattccatttctggttaaaatatatcgtttataagtaaaaattcaagtatttggtgaaaaatttaatttatttggtagagaattcaactattgtgttaaaatctcgtcttttttagttgaattgagATGGTtcgaaattcgttctttttgttgtaaattaattcttagaattgaaaatttaacgacttcttttttggttgaaaactgatatttttagttgaaaattcgcagatttaattgaaacattatttttttgtgaaaactcatctattggtagacaattcttttttttttctagaaaaattatcttttttgtttgaaaattaaactgttttgataaaagttcgtccttttggattaaaaatttatcagttatgGTATAACGGtcatctttatttattgaaaaggaATTGTTTAAGGCTGATATTTTAACTGTCCCTTAATAAATcagtatttttgaattgaaaattcaaccatttgattgaaaatgaacttttttgttgaaaatttgaatgtcttctaaaaaattcgtctttttgacttgataattctactatttggttgaagtttaatcatctttgtagattgaaaattcaactagttggttaaaactaaactattggttaaactactttaataaaataaaagtctgGAAGTATCTTTTGtgaattacaaaaatgttattaaacctagtccttaaaaaaattacattcatcaTTCTTGGACATAAAAAACTTGGAATCCACCACCTCTCCTTaatttacaactatttttttttaatataaagcttttcatattgaattcaatatgatatttaaataaattttcttgaaaagaattgatttccttatattcgtgaaaaatcaccctatttctccTGGTTGGAGAGCATTTTGGGCTCTgaagtttgatatttttattcattaccaaatttaaaaatttggtaaagtaTTCCATGAACGGCCCCTCAGATGTCGAGttcttaaattcttaagaatttatgttgaacaaatgctctcgagaatatgctcagcatttaactattttttgtataaattaaaatcctttttgattgaaatatcaaatatcacgtttttcgtttttattcaaaattgaattatttggtcaaaaattgttttccagatgaaaattaattcttttcactgaaaatgtaactgtttcattttcggttaaaaacttatcttaagttgaaattacaaatatttagtttaaaattcctctatttcattgaaaattcccaTTTGTAGGGCAATATTTAAGCTTTTTGGtgactaattcctctttttttgttgaaaattgctttaaaagtaaaatatttggttggaaattcatgtattttattgaaaaaaatcgttaattttggtagaaaattaatcttattggttgagaattgatctttttggtttaaaattagtgttttcttatttcgaattttttaactttaaatgtaagtgttccattttttgtcgaaaatttatcttttctgataaaaacttaatcttcttgcttgaaaatgatactatttcgttgaaaattgacttgtatttgattgaaaattaagttttttattgaaaatttcattattatattttttaatttatctgttttaggtgaaaattaaagtattcgttcaaaatgttcttttttagtttaaaatctaactttttggttgaaaaattgtagtttttaagttaaaaattcaactacaccgttgaaaattcatgtgtttttttttaagtcgtcttttggtagaaaattaatctttttgattgaaaattcaattactttagttaaagattcatcgtttttatgaaaactcatattttttattgaaaataatacgacttggttgaaagttcaattcttttgttaaaaaaatactttttttgattaaaaatatcaatcttttttggttaaaatatcaacaactacatttttcgttcagaattcctcttttttgtatacaaatttaattacttggttgaaaattaaactattttattaaaaattaatgtttttggttgcagattcattattttataattctagttgaaaaatgagacattttgttaatattttttgcttcaaatgttgttttttcaactgaaaatgtaacgattccttttaaattttccctTATTACCGttacaaattcctctttttggatggaaattaattTGCTTGACCAAAAATCGAACtacttaatttttggttaaaaaaatatcttttttagttgaaaatttgttcctttttatggaaattaatctcctgggttgaaaatttaatgattctagttaaatattcatcattttagttgaaaatcggcagaaaattaatcatcttgtttagttcaaaatgcaattttttatttgagaattcgtgtattttattggaaaatcctATTTATCGTAgcgatttaatctttttgtttgaaaattaaactatttggttaaaaatcatctatcttgttaaaatgcaatattttcccTTGGAAGTTAgaaataaacaatgcattttaagtataagaaaacaagataaaaatgtgtttaaattattattcaaattcatggacttggGGGACTTTAGagattttagtataatttaattatttaattaattgattgtactaatataattagaaatatcttataatataatttctcaaagctttctaaattaaatataatgatCAAATCCCTAGAaactaaaattccattttttgtcgaaaatttatattttgttgtttcaaatttaattttctgacttacaattgaactattcttttttggtagaaaattcatcttttgggtttaaaattgatttattttgtagagaacttatatttttggctgaataaTTATtgctctaactaaaaatttaattattctatttccgGTTGGAAAATCATTTGTTCGggatgaaaaaaactatttttttttaaaattcgttttttttgttgttgctgaatatttatttttctaacattttaactattctagttttatatcaaattggatcatttttatatgaaaattcatgtcctttgttgaaaatgagtctttttgggtagaaaattaatcttttgggttaaaaattgaaccatttagctaaaaattcataattttggttaaagattcatcagtttagtcaaaaattcattttttagtttcaaaacttatttttttgatttgaaaactcaactaaaaagtgtttaaaatttattaatataaaaggaTAGAaataataaagatagaaaatacgattttttaaatcctaattaaaacattataataaatgctcattaaattctaaaagcacataaacttaaaactttttagaaCTCTACTCAGGTGatagttaatttattataatagggTTTACTCACAAAAATCGCCTCCATACTTCAGCCCAGGTTTTACGACCCAGCCTTTGCTGcgaaaataatgataaatcaCATATTTCTGCACAAAAAATGGATCCTCCCTACAAAAATGTTCCCACGCTTCCTTGATAGAGAGCACCTTTCCCTGAAAGTCCACCACTCGTAAACAGCCTAATCCAAACATTAGGAAAAAGGTTTCCTCAAATGTTAGGTGCAAAGTTTCTTTCACTGGAAAACCATCGTTTTCAATTCGAGGTTTAATATCTCGGAAATAATCCTCATTTTCAGAATCACTGTCCGGCAAAACTAAAACTTTTCCCTGAATCTCAACATCATTTTCGTCTTCTGATGAAAGGTCCAATTCCTCGCTCTGCCAGAGATTATCACTTtgatttttatcagttttacTGCACAATTCTTCATTTGGGATCTCGTAAATCTCTTCATCTTCGGTGGAATCGAGAACTACTTCGTCCACAATTTTCGAGGGTTTAGACACTTTTTTGGGGGATTCCTTGGGAAGTTCTAGTATTTCTATGTCACTTGGCTCATGAAGGTCGAGTGttcttcttttagaaaattctcctGATTTCGAAGTTTTTTCTCCTATGACTTCAATACTCTCGATAATTTCAGGTACATCTTCTTGCGGCTCTGGACTCTTTGCAGTTGATGTTGATGGTTGCGGTTCTTTTCCACAAAGTCCAGctggtaaaattttttatttgttaattatgaataaaaaaaatggaggCTTTCAATCTCATTAGTATTTTAGTAATAGCCTATTTTTAAGTTTGATAGAGAAATTGGAAGAAGATAGcggcaaattttttagaaaaagtcatTATTGAATTAAGATCTATACGTATTTTTGCTtgctcttgatttttttacatcgttaaggacattttaaaatattacaagaatttttgatatatttcaatactttaaagggatttcaacgattttttaaatattttaacagggGTTTCGAAATTGTCAACCAATTccgaaagattttatattttttagggtaGGCTTTTTCAAAgatcccaaggaatttttaatacattttcaaattatagtggatttcaaaagatttgatcgATAATTTAtgtcatttcaaaacatttcgagaaattttcaagagctttacaaattttccaaggatttgaaatattttagggaatttttaaagtttccaaaaaaggtttaatctatttaaaaaatctaatgggatttcaaaggattttatagatattttagggaattaatcaaaaatccaagatattttgaagagatttgacaaatttcaaaacatttcatgtgtattttaaaataccaagaagtttttaacagatttcaataatttaatgaggtttcaaaggattttctagatatttaagagtatttttaaaaattccaaagaacttttaagagctttgaaaagtttgaaTGTATTTCAatagattggaaatattttagggtgattttaaaagatatccaaaaaattgtaaagagctttaaaaagtttcaatatttaaaaggatttaaaatattttagggtattttcaattatttcaagaaatttttaatatactttaataattaaatggaatttcaaagctttttaaaagagattttagggtatacataaaaatttcaaggaattttcaagagctttagaatacttcatgggatttcaaaggatttgaaatatttcagggtagtTTAAAAGAAACcaaggaattttaatagattttaattgcaaagaattttccacaactttaaaatgtttcgaaggaattgaaatattttaggtcattta
This DNA window, taken from Belonocnema kinseyi isolate 2016_QV_RU_SX_M_011 chromosome 9, B_treatae_v1, whole genome shotgun sequence, encodes the following:
- the LOC117179293 gene encoding tRNA-splicing endonuclease subunit Sen2 isoform X4, with protein sequence MKWVEEVKQLSLESFAEGKDDALSEEMAMDYLQNQPSTSGLCGKEPQPSTSTAKSPEPQEDVPEIIESIEVIGEKTSKSGEFSKRRTLDLHEPSDIEILELPKESPKKVSKPSKIVDEVVLDSTEDEEIYEIPNEELCSKTDKNQSDNLWQSEELDLSSEDENDVEIQGKVLVLPDSDSENEDYFRDIKPRIENDGFPVKETLHLTFEETFFLMFGLGCLRVVDFQGKVLSIKEAWEHFCREDPFFVQKYVIYHYFRSKGWVVKPGLKYGGDFLLYKQGPPFYHASYIVIIDVVDAVNLRRIEAKTMRKMQFKNLIGMERLSEAAAKEILLAQVLWPDSIPRNNYTSAIVNLSQFTVNELLWRRWRFGKEGKASTSTQSDEEDDEDSS
- the LOC117179293 gene encoding tRNA-splicing endonuclease subunit Sen2 isoform X3; the encoded protein is MELHESKKKKKVRLQPQQPLPIIFDEDGNIIVFTAHLSALGTCIDEPDDMAAVHSMGFFGKGSLSRSYPAFGRARYGAPPVIRNRQWVRRMKWVEEVKQLSLESFAEGKDDALSEEMAMDYLQNQPSTSGLCGKEPQPSTSTAKSPEPQEDVPEIIESIEVIGEKTSKSGEFSKRRTLDLHEPSDIEILELPKESPKKVSKPSKIVDEVVLDSTEDEEIYEIPNEELCSKTDKNQSDNLWQSEELDLSSEDENDVEIQGKVLVLPDSDSENEDYFRDIKPRIENDGFPVKETLHLTFEETFFLMFGLGCLRVVDFQGKVLSIKEAWEHFCREDPFFVQKYVIYHYFRSKGWVVKPGLKYGGDFLLYKQGPPFYHASYIVIIDVVDAVNLRRIEAKTMRKMQFKNLIGMERLSEAAAKLGRLVSTRKDGFSTKKYHFSTKN